The Halobacterium litoreum genome includes a region encoding these proteins:
- a CDS encoding nitrilase-related carbon-nitrogen hydrolase has product MRLALAQLEIEQAAVDANVERAVAAVREAADRGADLVCLPELFNVGFFAFDTYQRAAEPLDGETLTAVRDAAADAGVAVLAGSIVEDLAETDGGPAEEGLANTSVLFDSDGDRRLVYRKHHLFGYESAEAELLTAGEAVPTTDLLGFTVGATTCYDLRFPELYRGLADDGVDLVLVPSAWPYPRVEHWKLLPQARAVENLAYVAAVNGSGSFPDADLVGRSTVYDPWGTTLASTDEGPDIVFADLDPDRPAEVRAEFPALRDRRY; this is encoded by the coding sequence ATGCGACTCGCGCTCGCGCAACTCGAAATCGAGCAGGCCGCCGTCGACGCGAACGTCGAGCGCGCCGTCGCCGCCGTCCGGGAGGCCGCCGACCGGGGCGCCGACCTCGTCTGCCTGCCGGAACTGTTCAACGTCGGTTTCTTCGCGTTCGACACCTACCAGCGCGCCGCCGAACCGCTGGACGGCGAGACGCTCACGGCGGTCCGCGATGCCGCCGCTGACGCGGGCGTCGCGGTACTCGCCGGGAGTATCGTGGAGGACTTGGCCGAGACCGACGGCGGCCCCGCCGAGGAGGGCCTCGCGAACACGAGCGTCCTCTTCGACAGCGACGGCGACCGCCGCCTCGTCTACCGGAAACACCACCTGTTCGGCTACGAGTCCGCGGAAGCCGAACTGCTCACCGCGGGCGAAGCCGTCCCCACCACCGACCTGCTCGGATTCACGGTCGGCGCGACGACGTGTTACGACCTCCGGTTCCCGGAACTCTACCGCGGCCTCGCGGACGACGGCGTCGACCTCGTGCTCGTCCCGTCGGCGTGGCCGTACCCGCGCGTCGAACACTGGAAACTCCTGCCGCAGGCGCGCGCCGTCGAGAACCTCGCGTACGTCGCCGCGGTCAACGGCAGCGGGTCGTTCCCGGACGCCGACCTCGTCGGACGCTCGACGGTGTACGACCCGTGGGGCACCACGCTCGCGAGCACCGACGAGGGCCCCGACATCGTGTTCGCCGACCTCGACCCGGACCGTCCCGCCGAGGTCCGCGCGGAGTTCCCGGCGCTCCGCGACCGTCGGTACTGA
- a CDS encoding Mov34/MPN/PAD-1 family protein yields MVFGGRPTVRGIAADALEFAMEAAEDSHPDEYLGLLRATPAKDLGVADDGYVVTDVLVVPGTETNPVSATFGSTQVPNDMRNVGSVHSHPNGVLAPSDADRATFGKGQVHIILGHPYRRNDWRAFDSEGEPTTLDVLDVDLEDPESFFDFTQADIDEELE; encoded by the coding sequence ATGGTGTTCGGTGGGCGTCCGACCGTCCGCGGTATCGCGGCGGACGCACTGGAGTTCGCGATGGAGGCCGCCGAGGACTCCCACCCCGACGAGTACCTCGGCTTGCTCCGCGCGACGCCCGCGAAGGACCTCGGTGTCGCCGACGACGGCTACGTCGTGACCGACGTGCTCGTCGTGCCCGGAACGGAGACCAACCCCGTGAGCGCGACGTTCGGGTCGACGCAAGTCCCGAACGACATGCGGAACGTCGGGAGCGTCCACTCCCACCCGAACGGCGTGCTCGCGCCGTCGGACGCCGACCGGGCGACGTTCGGCAAGGGACAGGTCCACATCATCCTCGGGCACCCGTACCGCCGGAACGACTGGCGGGCGTTCGACAGCGAGGGCGAGCCGACGACGCTGGACGTACTGGACGTCGACCTCGAAGACCCGGAATCGTTTTTCGACTTCACGCAGGCAGACATCGACGAGGAACTGGAATGA
- a CDS encoding DUF7525 family protein, whose translation MTTGSVQETDMGVGVGLALGTLAAAAAVYTFVTPGQFQSALGFGAAVTFAALSVAAIHIWG comes from the coding sequence ATGACGACTGGGTCCGTTCAGGAGACCGACATGGGTGTCGGCGTCGGCCTCGCTCTGGGGACGCTCGCCGCCGCCGCTGCTGTCTACACGTTCGTGACGCCCGGCCAGTTCCAATCCGCGCTCGGCTTCGGCGCCGCAGTCACTTTCGCGGCGCTGTCCGTCGCCGCCATCCACATCTGGGGGTAG
- a CDS encoding DHH family phosphoesterase, translating into MTDATADDGADGPVVVDLHSSCTTQDVATGERYRATVNGVVEYGVFVDLSENVSGLVHESTFDGDEDFDVGDETVVHLTEIRDNGDLSFELADPDDPETVDRAHDYERTAAASVGDRVGDTVHVEGEVVQIKQTAGPTIFRVRDETNAVPCTAFEDAGVRAHPDVEVGDFVHVNGEVEEREGTYQIEVGSLDVLDGDESADVARRLDAAFAEQAEPVDTEPLVEWPALEQMIPGLRDVARTLRRAVLEGRPIRMRHHADGDGMCASVPVQYALTQFIEDAHHDEDAARHLLKRLPSKAPYYEMEDATRDLNFALEDRARHGQKLPLLLMLDNGSTEEDTPAYKTLDHYDIPIVVVDHHHPDPEAVDPLVDEHVNPYLHGEDYRITTGMLCVELARMIYPGLTDELEHVPAVAGLSDRSKADAMTDYLDLARDAGYDEEFLQQISEALDYEAYMLRYDPGTQLINDVLNVNGDDERHRELVPFLAERADEDVAEQLDAAESHVEHERVANGANLYRIDVENHAHRFTYPAPGKTTGEIHDRKVEETGEPVITIGYGPDFAVLRSDGVRLDIPTMVEDLNDELPGAGVSGGGHLVVGSIRFVPGMREEVLDALIEKMAEAELDEELRSAPQR; encoded by the coding sequence ATGACTGACGCGACCGCCGACGACGGGGCCGACGGCCCGGTCGTCGTCGACCTCCACTCTTCTTGTACCACGCAGGACGTCGCCACGGGTGAACGCTACCGCGCGACGGTCAACGGCGTCGTCGAGTACGGCGTCTTCGTCGACCTCTCCGAGAACGTCTCCGGACTCGTCCACGAGTCCACGTTCGACGGCGACGAGGACTTCGACGTCGGCGACGAGACCGTCGTCCACCTCACCGAGATTCGGGACAACGGCGACCTGAGTTTCGAACTCGCGGACCCCGACGACCCCGAGACGGTCGACCGCGCCCACGACTACGAGCGCACCGCCGCGGCCTCGGTCGGCGACCGGGTCGGCGACACCGTCCACGTCGAGGGCGAAGTCGTCCAAATCAAGCAGACCGCCGGCCCCACCATCTTCCGGGTGCGAGACGAGACCAACGCGGTGCCGTGTACCGCCTTCGAGGACGCCGGCGTCCGCGCCCACCCCGACGTCGAGGTCGGTGACTTCGTCCACGTCAACGGCGAGGTCGAGGAACGCGAGGGCACCTACCAGATAGAAGTCGGTTCGCTGGACGTGCTCGACGGCGACGAGAGCGCCGACGTCGCTCGCCGCCTCGACGCCGCGTTCGCCGAGCAGGCCGAACCCGTCGACACCGAACCGCTCGTCGAGTGGCCGGCGCTCGAACAGATGATTCCGGGCCTCCGCGACGTGGCGCGCACGCTCCGCCGCGCCGTCCTCGAAGGCCGCCCGATTCGGATGCGCCACCACGCCGACGGCGACGGCATGTGCGCGAGCGTCCCCGTCCAGTACGCGCTCACGCAGTTCATTGAGGACGCCCACCACGACGAGGACGCCGCTCGCCACCTCCTCAAGCGCCTCCCGAGCAAGGCGCCGTACTACGAGATGGAAGACGCCACCCGGGACCTGAACTTCGCGCTGGAGGACCGCGCGCGCCACGGCCAGAAACTCCCGCTCCTCCTGATGCTTGACAACGGCAGCACCGAGGAGGACACGCCCGCGTACAAGACCCTCGACCACTACGACATCCCCATCGTCGTCGTCGACCACCACCACCCCGACCCCGAGGCGGTCGACCCGCTCGTCGACGAGCACGTCAACCCCTACCTCCACGGCGAGGACTACCGCATCACGACGGGGATGCTCTGCGTCGAACTCGCGCGCATGATTTACCCGGGCCTCACCGACGAACTCGAACACGTCCCGGCGGTCGCCGGCCTCTCGGACCGCTCGAAGGCCGACGCGATGACCGACTACCTCGACCTCGCGCGCGACGCCGGCTACGACGAGGAGTTCCTCCAGCAGATTAGCGAGGCGCTGGACTACGAGGCGTACATGCTCCGCTACGACCCCGGCACGCAACTCATCAACGACGTGTTGAACGTGAACGGCGACGACGAGCGCCACCGCGAACTCGTGCCGTTCCTCGCGGAGCGCGCCGACGAGGACGTCGCCGAGCAGTTAGACGCCGCCGAGAGCCACGTCGAACACGAGCGCGTCGCGAACGGCGCGAACCTCTACCGCATCGACGTGGAGAACCACGCCCACCGGTTCACGTACCCCGCGCCCGGCAAGACGACGGGCGAGATTCACGACCGCAAGGTCGAGGAGACGGGTGAACCCGTCATCACCATCGGCTACGGCCCCGACTTCGCCGTGCTCCGGTCGGACGGCGTGCGCCTCGACATCCCGACGATGGTCGAGGACCTGAACGACGAACTGCCCGGCGCCGGCGTCTCCGGCGGCGGCCACCTCGTCGTCGGCTCGATTCGGTTCGTGCCGGGGATGCGCGAGGAGGTCCTCGACGCGCTCATCGAGAAGATGGCGGAAGCCGAACTCGACGAGGAACTCCGGAGCGCCCCCCAGCGGTAG
- a CDS encoding LEA type 2 family protein, whose amino-acid sequence MDVRALLFGSKLRTAATVVFGLGLAVGGAFLAGILGVPSVERVDNRFGAVNETDTEIRTDLVVHNPNPVGARLGSLGVNYSVSMNDVRVATGEKQGLGLGTGNSTIALTTHLKNERIPDWWVTHIRNGEQTDMTIDATVKSGLLGQSATFQPASRSIDTNLIGQFNSSERRPVNADMALVEDPVLVVRQTNASWGEVTSAETPINLEFGVYNPKSTPVVISNIGYNITMNDVQVGSGETEETESIPGKTYRVVETPTAIQNERLDDWWVSHVRNDQVTELRIDFYAEVQPPGSEETIRVPLDDMTYTKTIETDLFGTKDAAASDESDTGGESDSSSSDTTTAADGDTTTTSDDTTTTTTEDSTTSDDGSTTTEDDGLLDRGRVSTP is encoded by the coding sequence ATGGACGTTCGCGCGCTGTTGTTCGGGAGTAAACTACGCACCGCCGCCACGGTCGTGTTCGGCCTGGGGCTCGCGGTCGGCGGCGCGTTCCTCGCCGGAATTCTGGGAGTGCCGAGCGTGGAACGCGTCGACAACCGGTTCGGTGCGGTGAACGAGACGGACACGGAGATTCGAACGGACCTCGTAGTACACAACCCCAACCCCGTCGGGGCGCGCCTCGGGAGTCTGGGCGTGAACTACTCCGTGTCGATGAACGACGTCCGGGTGGCGACCGGGGAGAAGCAGGGACTCGGCCTCGGAACCGGGAACTCCACGATAGCGCTCACGACGCACCTCAAAAACGAGCGGATTCCGGACTGGTGGGTGACCCACATCCGGAACGGCGAGCAGACCGACATGACCATCGACGCGACGGTGAAATCCGGGCTGCTCGGGCAGTCGGCGACGTTCCAGCCGGCGAGTCGGTCCATCGACACGAACCTCATCGGACAGTTCAACTCCAGCGAGCGCCGGCCCGTGAACGCCGACATGGCGCTCGTCGAGGACCCCGTGCTGGTGGTCCGACAGACGAACGCGTCGTGGGGCGAGGTCACGTCCGCAGAGACCCCTATCAATCTGGAGTTCGGCGTCTACAACCCGAAGTCGACGCCCGTCGTCATCTCGAACATCGGCTACAACATCACGATGAACGACGTGCAGGTCGGCTCCGGGGAGACCGAGGAGACGGAGTCGATTCCGGGGAAGACCTACCGCGTCGTGGAGACGCCGACCGCCATCCAGAACGAGCGCCTCGACGACTGGTGGGTGAGCCACGTGCGAAACGACCAGGTGACGGAACTCCGAATCGACTTCTACGCGGAGGTTCAGCCGCCGGGCTCCGAGGAGACGATTCGCGTCCCGCTCGACGACATGACGTACACGAAGACCATCGAGACGGACCTCTTCGGCACGAAAGACGCCGCTGCGAGCGACGAGAGCGACACGGGCGGCGAGTCCGACAGTAGCAGTAGCGACACCACGACCGCCGCTGACGGCGACACCACGACGACCAGCGACGATACCACCACGACCACGACTGAGGACTCGACGACCAGCGACGACGGGTCGACGACGACGGAGGATGACGGCCTCCTCGACCGCGGGCGAGTATCGACCCCGTAG
- a CDS encoding CoxG family protein, translated as MTVRVERTFELSVPPEDVWEFISDPEKRAGAISVVDSYEREGDTTTWHVRLPIPVVTSTISVETRDVEQDPPRYVKFVGKSGMFNVTGEHEIAETETGSTLTNRFVVDGKVPGVEQFFKRNLDDELDELERQLNEET; from the coding sequence ATGACAGTTCGGGTCGAGCGGACGTTCGAGTTGTCGGTGCCCCCCGAGGACGTCTGGGAGTTCATCTCGGACCCGGAGAAGCGCGCGGGCGCCATCAGCGTCGTTGACAGTTACGAACGCGAGGGCGACACGACGACGTGGCACGTTCGCCTCCCGATTCCCGTCGTGACCAGCACCATCTCCGTGGAGACGCGGGACGTGGAACAGGACCCGCCGCGGTACGTGAAGTTCGTCGGGAAGTCCGGGATGTTCAACGTCACCGGCGAACACGAAATCGCGGAGACCGAAACCGGCTCCACGCTCACGAATCGGTTCGTCGTCGACGGGAAGGTGCCGGGCGTCGAGCAGTTCTTCAAGCGGAATCTGGACGACGAACTCGACGAACTCGAACGCCAACTGAACGAGGAGACGTGA
- a CDS encoding cupin domain-containing protein, whose amino-acid sequence MPSITTGRPLDEHGDSTDGPALELDSDGRAATLFSESPHALASGPGSGTWSVMLDDFGADRPEMVVWLAPDAAELPAHVHRTREETFEALTGELTVVADGETHRLAPGESHTVDPGTEHYFRNHTDGFVAFRVKLPWAKTATTQYTVFGCDHEGKFGGDDEYGEPGPMHALVLSEAVSEETHLAIAPAFVQRAAWATLGRLAKAMGHSAVEEQFLDDDYWRETVEQPKLGE is encoded by the coding sequence GTGCCCTCCATCACGACCGGCAGACCCCTCGACGAGCACGGCGACTCGACCGACGGCCCCGCGCTGGAATTGGACTCGGACGGCCGCGCGGCGACGCTCTTTTCCGAGTCGCCCCACGCGCTCGCGTCGGGTCCCGGGTCGGGAACGTGGTCGGTGATGCTGGACGACTTCGGCGCCGACCGCCCCGAGATGGTGGTGTGGCTGGCGCCCGACGCCGCCGAACTCCCCGCCCACGTCCACCGAACGAGGGAGGAGACCTTCGAGGCGCTGACCGGCGAACTGACCGTCGTCGCGGACGGCGAAACCCACCGGCTCGCGCCCGGCGAGTCACACACCGTCGACCCCGGCACCGAACACTACTTCCGGAACCACACGGACGGGTTCGTCGCGTTCCGCGTGAAACTGCCGTGGGCGAAGACGGCCACGACCCAGTACACCGTTTTCGGCTGTGACCACGAGGGGAAGTTCGGCGGCGACGACGAGTACGGCGAACCCGGGCCGATGCACGCGCTCGTGTTGAGCGAAGCCGTCAGCGAGGAGACCCACCTCGCCATCGCACCGGCGTTCGTGCAGCGCGCGGCGTGGGCGACGCTCGGGCGACTCGCGAAGGCGATGGGCCACTCGGCCGTAGAAGAGCAGTTCCTCGACGACGACTACTGGCGGGAGACGGTCGAACAGCCGAAACTGGGCGAGTAA
- a CDS encoding phosphotransferase has product MSIRRFVRGTVPWESLEAVAREVGRRYGEETVRVSFLDADNWLSTPCVVNDRWFVKVVSGQNALVHALFTSARNLGAFSSGTEGFFEPFDGPVEMAEHELEATRKLRDVGVNAPEPVEAFEVDGLGVLVLEYLPDFTPLDRLPAEEVERYAPELFEALATMHANDVAHGDLRGENVLVYEGELHFIDATNVAEDGMPSARAYDLACALSALEPLIGAQATVRAALDHYSVGDDSDVDGPADALLRAQDFLGFVQMRPDHAFDAAALNGEIGKAATAENDATR; this is encoded by the coding sequence GTGAGCATCCGCCGGTTCGTCCGCGGCACCGTGCCGTGGGAGTCACTGGAAGCGGTCGCGCGAGAGGTCGGCAGGCGGTACGGCGAGGAGACGGTGCGCGTGTCGTTTCTGGACGCGGACAACTGGCTGTCGACGCCCTGTGTGGTGAACGACCGGTGGTTCGTGAAGGTCGTCAGCGGACAGAACGCGCTCGTTCACGCGCTGTTCACGAGCGCCCGGAACCTCGGCGCGTTCTCCTCGGGGACGGAGGGATTCTTCGAGCCGTTCGACGGCCCGGTGGAGATGGCCGAACACGAACTCGAAGCGACGCGGAAACTCCGGGACGTCGGCGTGAACGCCCCGGAGCCCGTGGAGGCGTTCGAAGTCGACGGACTCGGCGTCCTCGTCCTCGAGTACCTCCCCGACTTCACGCCGCTCGACCGGCTCCCCGCCGAGGAAGTCGAGCGCTACGCCCCGGAGTTGTTCGAGGCGCTCGCGACGATGCACGCGAACGACGTGGCCCACGGCGACCTGCGCGGCGAGAACGTCCTCGTCTACGAGGGCGAACTCCACTTCATCGACGCGACGAACGTCGCCGAAGACGGGATGCCGAGCGCCCGCGCCTACGACCTCGCGTGCGCGCTCTCCGCGCTCGAACCGCTCATCGGCGCGCAAGCGACCGTCCGGGCGGCGCTCGACCACTACTCGGTCGGCGACGACAGCGACGTCGACGGCCCCGCGGACGCCCTCCTGCGCGCACAGGACTTCCTCGGGTTCGTGCAGATGCGGCCCGACCACGCGTTCGACGCCGCCGCGCTGAACGGCGAAATCGGGAAGGCGGCGACCGCCGAGAACGACGCGACGCGGTGA
- a CDS encoding DUF7528 family protein, producing MALSREDAAELRDAVGDALTRREEFFRTACEHREDGTYVVERRGADSTGNSTVFDSFAEARRLFDRLPPSFDAEALSSAGVTGSRRHMLVRHFAEHPAFPCTLASRNPLEAEKT from the coding sequence ATCGCGCTCTCGCGCGAGGACGCCGCCGAACTGCGGGACGCCGTCGGGGACGCCCTGACGCGCCGCGAGGAGTTCTTCCGCACCGCCTGCGAGCACCGCGAGGACGGCACGTACGTCGTCGAGCGGCGCGGCGCGGACTCCACGGGCAATTCGACGGTGTTCGACAGTTTCGCGGAGGCCAGACGGCTCTTCGACCGCCTCCCGCCGTCGTTCGACGCGGAGGCGCTGTCGTCCGCGGGCGTCACGGGGTCGCGGCGCCACATGCTCGTGCGGCACTTCGCCGAGCACCCGGCGTTCCCGTGTACGCTGGCGTCCCGGAACCCGCTGGAAGCCGAGAAGACCTGA
- a CDS encoding DUF7123 family protein: MSDDYTDEERRILDYLRDSVERGERYFRAKNIADSLGLSSKQVGVRLPELAEKTEDVDIEKWSRSKSTTWRVEPA; encoded by the coding sequence ATGAGCGACGACTACACCGACGAGGAACGCCGCATCCTCGACTACCTCCGCGACAGCGTCGAGCGAGGCGAGCGGTACTTCCGCGCGAAGAACATCGCGGACTCCCTCGGGCTCTCCTCCAAGCAGGTCGGTGTGCGACTCCCGGAACTCGCGGAGAAGACCGAGGACGTGGACATCGAGAAGTGGAGTCGCTCGAAGTCCACGACGTGGCGCGTCGAACCCGCCTAG
- a CDS encoding acyl-CoA dehydrogenase family protein, protein MDFNLPDEHRMIRDTVREFCEEEIEPIAWDIEEEHRFPEEVFDELADLDMMGVPISEEYGGLGGDQLMYSLVTEELGRVSGSIGLSYAAHISLASKPIELFGTEEQKEEWLRPLAEGEYLGSWALTEPSSGSDASDMDTTAEKDGDEYVLNGTKQFITNASVAGSVLVKAVTDPDAGYGGISTFIVDPRNDDGFEVTTEWDKMGLNASPTCEIQLTDCRIPEDRLLGEEGEGWEQTKKTLDGGRISIAALSTGLAQGAFSAAKEYATEREQFGQPISEFDAIRNKLVDMHRKTERARLLTHRAASKYDDGESVGRESALAKLDASEAAREVAEDAVQTLGGYGYTTDFAPQRFFRDAKLMEIGEGTSEIQHLVIGRELGL, encoded by the coding sequence ATGGACTTCAACCTTCCCGACGAACACCGGATGATTCGGGACACCGTTCGGGAGTTCTGCGAGGAGGAAATCGAGCCCATCGCGTGGGACATCGAGGAGGAACACCGCTTCCCCGAGGAGGTCTTCGACGAACTCGCGGACCTCGACATGATGGGCGTCCCCATCAGCGAGGAGTACGGCGGGCTCGGCGGCGACCAACTGATGTACTCGCTGGTCACCGAGGAACTCGGGCGCGTCTCCGGGTCCATCGGCCTCTCGTACGCCGCGCACATCTCGCTCGCGTCGAAACCCATCGAACTGTTCGGTACCGAGGAGCAGAAAGAGGAGTGGCTCCGCCCGCTCGCGGAGGGCGAGTACCTCGGGTCGTGGGCGCTCACCGAGCCGTCCAGCGGGAGCGACGCCAGCGACATGGACACCACGGCCGAGAAGGACGGCGACGAGTACGTCCTGAACGGCACCAAGCAGTTCATCACCAACGCCTCGGTCGCCGGAAGCGTCCTCGTGAAGGCCGTCACCGACCCGGACGCGGGCTACGGCGGCATCTCCACGTTCATCGTCGACCCGCGCAACGACGACGGCTTCGAGGTCACGACCGAGTGGGACAAGATGGGGCTGAACGCCTCTCCGACCTGCGAGATTCAACTCACCGACTGCCGCATCCCCGAGGACCGCCTGCTCGGCGAGGAGGGCGAGGGCTGGGAGCAGACCAAAAAGACCCTCGACGGCGGCCGCATCTCCATCGCCGCGCTCTCCACCGGGCTCGCGCAGGGCGCGTTCTCCGCCGCGAAGGAGTACGCCACCGAGCGCGAGCAGTTCGGCCAGCCGATTTCGGAGTTCGACGCCATCCGGAACAAACTCGTGGACATGCACCGGAAGACCGAGCGCGCCCGCCTCCTCACCCACCGGGCCGCCTCGAAGTACGACGACGGCGAGTCCGTCGGCCGCGAGTCCGCGCTCGCGAAACTCGACGCCAGCGAGGCCGCCCGCGAGGTCGCCGAGGACGCCGTCCAGACGCTCGGCGGTTACGGCTACACCACGGACTTCGCGCCCCAGCGGTTCTTCCGCGACGCGAAACTGATGGAAATCGGCGAGGGCACCAGCGAGATTCAGCATCTCGTCATCGGCCGCGAACTCGGCCTGTAA
- a CDS encoding adenylyltransferase/cytidyltransferase family protein gives MRRVVAQGTFDLIHPGHVHYLEDAAAMGDELHVIVARRENVTHKEPPVLPNRQRRDVVGALDVVDEARVGHPDDIFAPIEEIEPSVIALGFDQHHDPEAIEAELADRGVDCEVRRASPREKGYEGELLSTGNIIDRILDLRGD, from the coding sequence ATGAGACGAGTCGTCGCGCAGGGAACGTTCGACCTGATTCACCCCGGCCACGTCCACTATCTGGAGGACGCCGCCGCGATGGGGGACGAACTCCACGTCATCGTGGCGCGCCGGGAGAACGTCACGCACAAGGAACCGCCGGTTCTCCCGAACCGCCAGCGCCGCGACGTCGTCGGCGCGCTCGACGTGGTGGACGAGGCGCGCGTCGGCCACCCCGACGACATCTTCGCGCCAATCGAGGAGATAGAGCCGTCGGTCATCGCGCTCGGCTTCGACCAGCACCACGACCCGGAAGCCATCGAGGCGGAACTCGCGGACCGGGGCGTGGACTGCGAGGTCAGGCGGGCGTCGCCCCGCGAGAAGGGTTACGAGGGGGAACTGCTGTCGACGGGCAACATCATCGATCGGATTCTCGACCTGCGCGGCGACTGA
- a CDS encoding aldehyde dehydrogenase family protein has translation MTYEHYIDGEWVEGTGSETFESTNPATGESLGEFHRGTEADVDTAVAAADDAEDEWQSMSRIDRAEYLWDIYHELKERHQELGEVVTKECGKEISEGKADVAEAWHMVEWAAGDARHPKGDIVPSEIAAKDAYMRRKPRGVVGCITPWNFPVAIPFWHMAVALVEGNTVVWKPAEQTPWCGQIIAEMFEDAGIPDGVFNMVQGFGDAGARIVDDERVDTVLFTGSAEVGHEVAQKVAEDPGKLAACEMGGKNGIVVTEEADLDIAVHSAVMSSFKTTGQRCVSSERLIVHEDVYDEFKERYVEIAKDVAVGDPLDEGTFMGPAIEPEHVEKIRKYNELAREESKNVLVDRTDLDDSEIPDGHDAGNWVGPFVYEVDYSPDLRCIKEEVFGPHVALIEYSGDIERAVEIHNDTPYGLAGAVISEDYRQVNYYRDNAEVGLAYGNLPCIGAEVQLPFGGVKKSGNGYPSAREVIEAVTERTAWTLNNSKEIEMAQGLSADIKTQDD, from the coding sequence ATGACGTACGAACACTACATCGACGGCGAGTGGGTCGAGGGCACCGGCTCCGAGACCTTCGAGAGCACGAACCCCGCGACCGGCGAGTCGCTGGGCGAGTTCCACCGCGGCACCGAAGCGGACGTCGACACCGCTGTCGCCGCCGCCGACGACGCCGAAGACGAGTGGCAGTCCATGTCCCGCATCGACCGCGCGGAGTACCTCTGGGACATCTACCACGAGTTGAAGGAGCGACACCAGGAACTCGGCGAGGTCGTCACCAAGGAGTGCGGGAAGGAGATCTCCGAGGGGAAAGCCGACGTGGCCGAGGCGTGGCACATGGTCGAGTGGGCAGCGGGCGACGCCCGCCACCCGAAAGGCGACATCGTACCCTCGGAAATCGCGGCGAAAGACGCCTACATGCGCCGAAAGCCCCGCGGCGTCGTCGGCTGTATCACGCCGTGGAACTTCCCGGTCGCCATCCCGTTCTGGCACATGGCCGTCGCGCTGGTCGAGGGCAACACCGTCGTCTGGAAGCCCGCCGAGCAGACGCCGTGGTGCGGTCAGATTATCGCCGAGATGTTCGAGGACGCCGGCATCCCGGACGGCGTGTTCAACATGGTCCAGGGCTTCGGCGACGCCGGCGCCCGCATCGTCGACGACGAGCGCGTCGACACCGTGCTGTTCACCGGCTCCGCGGAGGTCGGCCACGAGGTCGCCCAGAAGGTCGCGGAGGACCCCGGCAAGCTCGCGGCGTGTGAGATGGGCGGGAAGAACGGCATCGTCGTCACCGAGGAAGCGGACCTCGACATCGCCGTCCACTCCGCCGTGATGTCTTCGTTCAAGACGACGGGTCAGCGCTGTGTCTCCAGCGAGCGCCTCATCGTCCACGAGGACGTTTACGACGAGTTCAAGGAGCGCTACGTCGAGATTGCGAAGGACGTCGCCGTCGGCGACCCGCTCGACGAGGGGACGTTCATGGGCCCGGCCATCGAGCCCGAGCACGTCGAGAAGATTCGGAAGTACAACGAACTCGCTCGCGAGGAGTCGAAGAACGTGCTCGTCGACCGCACGGACCTCGACGACAGCGAGATTCCCGACGGCCACGACGCCGGTAACTGGGTCGGCCCGTTCGTCTACGAGGTCGACTACAGCCCGGACCTGCGCTGCATCAAGGAGGAGGTCTTCGGGCCGCACGTCGCGCTCATCGAGTACTCCGGCGACATCGAGCGCGCCGTCGAGATTCACAACGACACGCCCTACGGCCTCGCCGGCGCGGTCATCAGCGAGGACTACCGCCAGGTCAACTACTACCGCGACAACGCCGAAGTCGGCCTCGCGTACGGCAACCTCCCGTGTATCGGCGCGGAGGTCCAGCTGCCGTTCGGCGGCGTGAAGAAGTCCGGCAACGGCTACCCGAGCGCCCGCGAGGTCATCGAAGCCGTCACCGAGCGCACCGCGTGGACGCTCAACAACTCGAAGGAAATCGAGATGGCCCAAGGGCTGTCTGCGGACATCAAGACCCAGGACGACTGA